One genomic segment of Pseudomonadota bacterium includes these proteins:
- a CDS encoding type II toxin-antitoxin system RelE/ParE family toxin: protein MILKEERQGRYSIRINDQYRVCFKWEKENT, encoded by the coding sequence TTGATATTAAAAGAAGAAAGACAAGGTCGATATAGCATAAGAATAAATGATCAATATCGGGTTTGTTTTAAATGGGAAAAAGAAAACACTTGA